In the genome of Phacochoerus africanus isolate WHEZ1 chromosome 5, ROS_Pafr_v1, whole genome shotgun sequence, the window CTAGAAAGATGAGGGATGAAACTGCCTGAAAAGTGAGTTTTGATTAAAAACTACAATTTCTGTaagaaatacaaatttgaaaaatatggcaAGAAACTAAGgtaatccttttattttgtttctccccAGCCAAATAACtgcactagttttttttttttttttttttaaaggatgggcACCAAAGAATAGctgtttgcctttaaaaaaaaaaaaaaaaaaaaagctgcacccatggcacatggaggttcccaggctaggggtagaaacggagctgcaactgctggcctacaccacagccacagcaatgcgggatctgagctgtgtcttcgacatatgccacagctcatggcaacgtcagatccataacccattgagccaggctagggatcgaactcggatcctcatggatcctagtcaggtttgttaaccactgagctacaacaggaactcttctgtactagatttttaaaaagaataagggTGAAAGCCACATAGACAGTTAGTGTGGctaatatgtatattattttaagcaagttttttttcatatgaaaatgtGCTGTATGACAAAAAAATCGGTATGTAAATATTACCATGGGCCATAATAAATATGAGGAAACATGATTTCTTTGGGATCTTTAACATTGTACAAAGAAAAAGGCCTTCCCACACCACAGGCTGATGCTTTGCAGGGCTCACCCTAGTTGTAACCTGTAACTTTCTATAGCAATTGAAAAAGTGAAATACTGACAACTTACAGAGCTCAGAGAAATCTAGTTACTAGTTATTCCTCAGTGCAGTATGGCTTCCTAACTGTATCCATAGTCTCCGtttgaacaaatatatataaGGATTTATAATGTGCATTAGAAAGCAggtagggaagttcccattgtggctcagcagaaactaatctgactagtatccatgaggatgcaggttcgatccctggcctcgctcagtgggttaaggatctggcattgctgtgaggtgtggtgtaggccacagacatggctcagatctggcattgctgtggcttggtgtaggctggtggctccagctccaattggatccctagcctgggaacgaacATAGGCTACACTTGAgaccctaacaagcaaaaaaaaaaaaaaaaaaaaaaaggcaggtagGAATTTCGAATTTTCTAGATTTATGGAGCGACGGATGAGCAAGTGGAGGTATGATGATTAAATATGGAGAATAAGAACTGATACTGTTTGGTCTTTAGGAGTGAAGGAAAAACGACAGTCACAGATGAGGGAGGagcaagggagggagagaggaggcgaAGAGTGAGAGGGCAGTCGGTTCTGAGATTCAGGACAGGAAAATGAGCCCCAGCAGGGCCCTCTGGCTCATTCATTAATTTGCTCATCGAGAAAACTTGTCTAGCAGGCACCTCCGAAATACCCAGCACATCACTGACAGTAGGTATCATAGGATGTGGCAATAGCTTGCTTGCTTTTCTAAAATACTTCAatctctcccccatccccacagCACAAATTTTCAAGGTCTCAGAGTTGGGTATAGTTTTACTTTACAAAaccaagaaatattaaatatttttaaacgcAAGATATGAAGCAAAGAGTTCTCGCTGTGATGCAcggagttaagaatccgactgcagtgacctgggttgctgcagaggtgcgagTTGGATACGCAGCCTGGAGTGGTGGAttaaaggattcggtgttgctgaagctgcactgtaggtcacagctgcagcttggattcaatccctggcctgggaacatccatatgatgtgggtacagccattcaaaaaaaaaaaaaaaaagaatcaagcaaGAATCTAGCTTATTTATACTGGAATCACTcaggatattttaaatatgataagTGTCTTGAAGGTGTATTATAAAAAAACAGCTGTGCATGGAAGAACCACAGGTCCATGGTCACCTCAACCAGAGGGGAGCCCTGGGCCCAAAGACcacaagaaaggaagaggaaattaaatGAGGGCACCTCTGAGCCCTGCAGGAATGGTGACCAGGTGCTGTGCCAGATTAGGAAGCTAAGGGCTCACTCTGGCCTGGTGGTGGCTTTGAAAGCCAGACTGGCATCTTATAGATGTTGACGTGAACAGGAAAAACAacaaaggaggggaggagagaagctgGGGAGACATTGGCAAGAACCAGAGGCAGTGGATGGTGGTGGAAAAGAAGTAAGCAATGGAcatgtccatctgtctgtccatccagcCAGTTCAACAGCTGCAGAGGACAACTGAGGACAGACTTGGTTATGGGCAGCAAGACAGCACAGCTGGCCTCATTTTGCTGTCAGGAGAAAAGCAGCCACACGACTGAGAGTCCCTTGAGCAGCCTTTGGCACAAAGCAGGCATATGAACAGCAGAAACCTCACATGTCATGGCAAGTTCTATCAGGGCAAGCAGCCCTGTATACTCTCAGGACACACGGCAGCCTTCAGACCAAGCCGGTGACGCTGTGGGTGCAAAGCTGACCAAGTTGCAGCGGAACCCCTCCCTCAAACCCTAAAATCAATAGCTCCAACATCCTATGAGCTGTCGTAGCTCAGTTTTCTAAgttaaaacacaaggaaaaactCCGTAAAGGCTCccataaaaatggttaaaatataaaGGATCCTTCAATTATTTagaagttggttttttttcttataactggAGACAGACAAGACACTCAACTTCTTCAAGGTCTGGGATGGAGCCCAGATAATGCAAGCAACCCTCCCCACTCCAAAAGGACTGGGTTCTGAGATCACAGTGACAGCTGCCTGGATGTGCTTATCCTACAGAAAAGGAACAGGTCTTCCCTAAGCCAACAATGCTCATCTGCCTCCAGCCAAGAACGGTCTTCTCCCCAAGTCCTGGACAGAACAACACTGACTGGGGCACCATCTCCACACTGTGGGGCTGCTCTCACCTCTCCCCCTTCTAAGAAATCTCTTCAAACTCAGCATTTCTAAATCAAGAGGCTACCTCTCCATAAGGACTTATACTTGTCTCTTGATTACCCTCCACAGAGTGTGGTTTCCTGGGGCTTCCTTTGAGTTTCTGTTCAGGAGGGTTAAAAAGCTCTGTACTTGGTTCTCTGAAGCCCCAGCCCTCATCTCAGGCAGCTGAGCATGGAGCTGACCTCAAGTGAGAACAATTTAATGCAATATTTAGCTAGAAACGATCAGCTCTGGCACCTGGATAAGAAAACCTTAGCACTCTGACTTCAGATGCAGTTAACCTTCAGGCCCAGAGTGCTCATCCAGCCACAGCATAGGCAGCTGCCACCTGCACCAGCTGCCGACACCATCAAGGGGGCCAGTTTCCACCATGATAACAACTGCCCCTTTCTCTGAAGGGAAAAATCATTTCCGGAGCCTCTAAATGCTTTCAGATCCATCAACAGGGATCTTGAAATGCACTTATTGTAGTATCAACTTCCTCAGAGGACAATAATTATAGTACATAGGATGTGCTTACTAGCCTTACagattgcatttaaaaaattaaaccaaagccTGTAAAAACTAATACAAAATAACCACactggattcttcttttttttttttttttgctttttagggccgcacttgtggcctatggaagttcccaggctaggggttgaattggagctatagctgctggcctacaccacagccacagcaacatgggatccaagccacatctgtgatctacaccactaCTCATGCAACATCGTATCCTTAACTAAGcgaagccaggtattgaacccaagtcctcatggatactagtcgggttcattagacGGGAACCCCATGAAGGATGTATCTGCAGGGATCTACTAAACCAGTTGAGCAGTATGTCCCTAACGAACATCAAAAAGGCCACCTCGTGTGACACCAGCCCAGTTCTCTCAGACTGGCTCAGCCACACACCTGAAACACAAACACTGGTTTGTGATGGAAATGGATCTGCTCCAAGTCAAGAGGCCTCATATCTCCCATGCAgttcacacacacaaactcatcTCTCTCAAcaactgtctttttcttttcaattctgttcttttaaaaggCTTTTCAGAGATAAACTCAGTGGTGCCTGCAGAGATAAACTCAGTGGTGCCTGTGGCAGAGATGACCCAAGGATTAtaggatttaaaaagaaaaatcaaccaaCCAAGAAAAGGCTGTGTCAGAAACAGAGTATGGGTCTTGCTGAGAACATCTGCTGTGTCTCAGACCCAGAGAGGAAACAAGGTCAACTGCCAGGGCCGAGGCAAGGTCATTCACAGGGGGAAATCAACAGAGAAAATGCCGTTTGAGCCTGCAGAACAGAAGAGGGGTAATCTCAGGTGCGAGTCAGTAAACCCTCAGAAGCTAAAACACACTTTACTTACCATCCTATCTGCAAGAATGCATCTTAGAGAGAATGGGTGCAGCTTGGGAGGGCAATCACTGCACTCCAAGCAGATTTCAGCACAAGGCAGAGCAGGGGGTTCAGTACACAGGCTGCACAGATCCTCTGTGTTCATCCCTTGTAACACAAGCCTTAAACACCCTAATTGAGACTATTTACACATCTGAAAAGGGAACTGCACACGCGTGCACATATATGtgcatgcacgcatgcacacacacacacacacatgcttgcaTACACGGACTATGCTCTGCTTCCTTCTCACCACCCCACTCACCAAAAAGACTTGCTGTCCCTAATGAGGAACCCACCTTATGCGCCAGGTGCGCACTTGCACATCTGCATGCACACCCAagacacgcacatgcacacatccAGACATGCAGATGTGCACGCTCAGACTCACACCCCTCCACCCACGCTCAACCCACACTCACCGAGGACTCGCTATCGCGGACGAGGAAGTCGCCCTGCACGCCTCTCGCGTTGAGCGCGCACTCGGCCTGGTGGCGAGTCACGTTCCCGTAGTACCACTCCCGGCCTGCAAACCGGCCCGCACGAGCGGGCCCCGTGGGGCCAGAGCCTGCGTGCAGGGCTGGGCCCTCGCTCAGCACCACCACGTAGTTCTTGGGCACTAGGCCGACCTGGCCACGCGCATTGCGGCAACGCCACCATTCAGGATCGTTCTCAGGCTTCTCGATCACCTCCATCGTCTCGCCCTTGTCGAAGTTAAGCTCCTCCTCGGTGACCGAGCTGAAGGGGTACAGTGTCTGCACCACGTGCAGGACCCGCAAGCTCTGGCCATTGCTGAGTGCGGCGCCGGACCGCAGGCTTGGGCCTCCATGCGTGTCAGCGGCCGCTTCGTCCAGCTCCTCCAGCACGTAGTTGGACGGGAACCAGCCCACCTGCCCGTTGTAGCTGCCCCGCCACCAGCCGTCGCTGCACTTCTCCATGACGGTGACGCGAGAGCCCTTCACGAGCGACAGCTCATCCTCGCGCTCAGCCGCGTATGCGAACTTGACTATGGCTGGGATGCTGAGGTCATAGATGCGGTCGGCGCCACCCCCGTTGGCGGGGAACTCTGCGTCCGTGCTGGGCGTGGGCGAGGCATCGCGCGCACTCGTCTTCCTGCGGGTCCTGCCGAGGCCTGCGGAGACACGGCAAGGGCTCAGCGTGCGGATGGGGCTCAATGCACAGGGGCCCGGCAGGGGCTCCAGGCAAGGTCCGGCCGAGGAGTAGCGCCTGCACATGATGCAGGACAGACAGCCTGCCCCTCAGGCACCAGCAGAGAAGGTGACAGCTACATCCTACAATGGCCAAATGCTTAAAAACTGGAAATTACCAAAGCCCACTCTCTGTTTTCCTCAAACAAAATCGCCAGAACACCAGCAAACCAAGACAAAACAGTGTAAGTGATTGAAGCATCCAAGTGCCACTCAAACAACACAAATAAGGTATTAAAACACAAAACGTCTTTTGCGTTTTGGACTGGAAGCTGGAGGAAATGAGTTCAAAGACCCGTCCCAGCTCTCATACGGTTCAGGACCGCCCTGCTCCCACCTGCCAACTTCAGGCCAGCACCCACCCCAACTCAGGGCCTCCTTGGTAGTGGAGCAGCCCCACTGGGCAGAAACCCATCTCCTTCTTTCAACTCTTCACTTCTTTCAAAAGTGCAGCAATTTCCCACAACAGTTGGTGATGAGTGAATGAGAAAAACATACCTGATACAGTACATCTAAGACATGACTTTTCATATTCTAATTGAAAATCCACTAGTGGATCAGAAAATCAGTTTAATGAGGTGTCACCAGCCTGCATGTATGTGTTGGAGAATCTCAGAGAGCATCAAACAGAGAATTGCTGCTTCGGTTACGTATGTGAGTCAGTGCAGAGCTGTAACGCCAGCCTTCTTCCTTCCTGTGCAAACGCTTTGAAAAGCCCTAAGGGAAAAAGGCTTTAACACGGTTAAAATGCATGGAATTTGGCACCTTTGTCGAAAGTGGGTCTAGGTGGGTCTAGGGGAGGAAGGCCAGGGCTCCAGAGCTGGGGACAGGCCCCTGgacggggtggaggtgggggctggtTCTAAGAGATGGCTGCTCACCCACGAGCCCTCCCAACCTCAGCAGCACAGGGGCTTTCACCATCTGGAAACTGTGACCACTGGCaggtgtccatttttttttccaggaaatgaCACCAAAGTGCTTTTATGGGTAGCCTGTAGCTCCCTCTCCCTAGTTCCCTGCAGTAAAGACAGCCTGAGTCAGAGAATTACCCTTGTTTCTATTCCCTTGTCAGGTGAGGGGAGatcagaggaagaaaagg includes:
- the NCK2 gene encoding cytoplasmic protein NCK2; the protein is MTEEVIVIAKWDYTAQQDQELDIKKNERLWLLDDSKTWWRVRNAANRTGYVPSNYVERKNSLKKGSLVRNLKDTLGLGRTRRKTSARDASPTPSTDAEFPANGGGADRIYDLSIPAIVKFAYAAEREDELSLVKGSRVTVMEKCSDGWWRGSYNGQVGWFPSNYVLEELDEAAADTHGGPSLRSGAALSNGQSLRVLHVVQTLYPFSSVTEEELNFDKGETMEVIEKPENDPEWWRCRNARGQVGLVPKNYVVVLSEGPALHAGSGPTGPARAGRFAGREWYYGNVTRHQAECALNARGVQGDFLVRDSESSPSDFSVSLKASGKNKHFKVQLVDNVYCIGQRRFHTMDELVEHYKKAPIFTSEHGEKLYLVRALQ